Proteins co-encoded in one Afipia sp. P52-10 genomic window:
- a CDS encoding cytochrome c oxidase subunit 3 yields the protein MADAHAKHHDYHLVNPSPWPFVGSVSAFIMAVGAIGWMHHMYAGAPIVFGVGLIGVLYTMAGWWADVIREANGGDHTRVVQLHHRYGMILFIASEVMFFVAWFWAYFSSALFPADIHQVARAELFGGVWPPKGIETFDPWHLPLLNTLILLTSGTTVTWAHHALLEGDRQGLKWGLILTVALGAVFTCVQAYEYSHATFAFKGHIYGATFFMATGFHGFHVLVGTVFLIVCLLRVYAGHFTPKQHLGFEFAAWYWHFVDVVWLFLFVAIYVWGHGPEGAAAHGAAAAH from the coding sequence ATGGCCGACGCGCACGCCAAGCATCACGATTATCACCTCGTCAATCCGTCGCCGTGGCCGTTCGTCGGTTCGGTGTCGGCCTTCATCATGGCGGTGGGGGCGATCGGCTGGATGCATCACATGTATGCCGGCGCGCCGATCGTGTTCGGCGTCGGCCTGATCGGCGTGCTCTACACGATGGCCGGCTGGTGGGCCGATGTCATCCGCGAGGCCAATGGCGGCGATCACACCCGCGTCGTGCAGCTGCATCACCGCTACGGCATGATCCTGTTCATCGCCTCGGAGGTGATGTTCTTCGTCGCCTGGTTCTGGGCCTACTTCTCCTCGGCGCTGTTTCCGGCCGATATCCATCAGGTGGCGCGCGCGGAGCTGTTCGGCGGCGTCTGGCCGCCGAAGGGCATTGAGACCTTCGATCCCTGGCACCTGCCGCTGCTCAACACGCTGATCCTGTTGACCTCGGGCACCACCGTCACCTGGGCGCACCATGCGCTGCTCGAGGGTGACCGCCAGGGCCTGAAGTGGGGCCTGATCCTGACCGTCGCGCTCGGCGCGGTGTTCACCTGCGTCCAGGCTTACGAGTACAGCCACGCGACCTTCGCCTTCAAAGGCCACATCTATGGCGCCACCTTCTTCATGGCGACCGGCTTCCACGGTTTCCATGTGCTGGTCGGCACCGTGTTCCTGATCGTCTGCCTGCTGCGCGTCTACGCGGGCCATTTCACACCGAAGCAGCATCTCGGCTTCGAGTTCGCCGCCTGGTACTGGCACTTCGTTGACGTGGTGTGGCTGTTCCTGTTCGTCGCGATCTATGTCTGGGGCCATGGCCCCGAAGGCGCCGCGGCGCATGGGGCGGCGGCGGCGCACTGA